A window of Tautonia plasticadhaerens contains these coding sequences:
- a CDS encoding exo-alpha-sialidase: protein MPRRPRLPLIPALLALLIAPSLASAADDPRDIRNGWTIPDEGYCDQPYVVVTDQGHWLCTMTTGTGHEGQAGQHIVATISADRGRTWSDHIPIEPSDGPEASWVMPLKVPGGRIYAFYTYNSKNIREVPSNSDPVGRRVDTLGAYAFKYSDDGGRTWSDDRFEIPMRRMGIDRGNTTGGEVLFFWGVGKPISVGDDAYLGFAKVGKWGTPGAMVESQGVFMHSDNILAEPDPSAIRWELLPEGDEGLRAPKGPVSDEANLVSLSDGSLFATYRTIDGYPCQAYSRDGGRTWTPTAYMTYGPDGRRVKHPRAANFVRKFDNGKYLYWFHFHGGEPVHREGWNYYEGRNPAWVLGGVERDGLIHWSEPEILLYDEDPDVRISYPDFVEDGGRYYVTETQKETARVHEIDPGLLDDLWGQLDRREVEHDGLALEHVGDPIEPGSEVEMPSLPDLQDRGGFAIELQARFRELTGGQTLLDTRDESGRGIRLVTTTRSTLGISLGDGTTEATWDSDPGTGPGTLRVGDWQHITVIVDAGPRILSVVVDGVLNDGGALRQHGWTRFLTELGDVNGRDRARLASRLYGDLRSVRIYDRPLRTSEAVGNHRAGLLDDRGAIPSTPTGLRP, encoded by the coding sequence ATGCCCCGTCGCCCTCGTCTCCCCCTCATCCCGGCGCTGCTGGCACTGCTGATCGCCCCCTCCCTCGCCTCGGCAGCCGACGACCCGAGGGACATCCGCAACGGTTGGACGATCCCCGACGAGGGCTACTGCGACCAGCCCTACGTCGTCGTCACCGACCAGGGCCACTGGCTCTGCACCATGACCACCGGCACCGGCCACGAGGGCCAGGCCGGCCAGCACATCGTCGCCACGATCAGCGCCGACCGGGGCCGCACCTGGTCCGACCACATCCCCATCGAGCCCTCCGACGGCCCCGAGGCGTCCTGGGTGATGCCCCTGAAGGTGCCCGGCGGTCGCATCTACGCGTTCTATACTTATAATTCCAAAAATATTCGCGAAGTCCCCTCGAACTCCGACCCCGTCGGCCGACGGGTCGACACGCTGGGTGCCTATGCCTTCAAGTATTCCGACGACGGCGGCCGGACCTGGTCGGACGACCGGTTCGAGATCCCGATGCGCCGGATGGGGATCGACCGCGGCAACACCACCGGCGGCGAGGTCCTGTTCTTCTGGGGCGTCGGCAAGCCCATCAGCGTCGGCGACGACGCCTATCTCGGCTTCGCCAAGGTCGGCAAGTGGGGCACCCCCGGCGCCATGGTCGAGTCCCAGGGCGTGTTCATGCACAGCGACAACATCCTCGCCGAGCCCGACCCCTCGGCGATCCGCTGGGAGCTGCTCCCCGAGGGGGACGAGGGCCTCCGCGCCCCCAAGGGGCCCGTCTCCGACGAGGCCAACCTCGTCTCCCTCTCCGACGGCTCCCTCTTCGCCACCTACCGGACCATCGACGGCTACCCCTGCCAGGCCTACAGTCGGGACGGCGGCAGGACCTGGACCCCAACGGCCTACATGACCTACGGGCCCGACGGCCGTCGGGTGAAGCACCCCCGGGCCGCCAATTTCGTCAGGAAGTTCGACAACGGCAAGTATCTCTACTGGTTCCACTTCCACGGCGGTGAGCCCGTCCACCGCGAGGGCTGGAACTATTACGAGGGCCGCAACCCCGCCTGGGTCCTCGGCGGCGTCGAGCGAGACGGCCTCATCCACTGGTCCGAGCCCGAGATCCTCCTCTACGACGAGGACCCCGACGTCCGGATCAGCTACCCCGACTTCGTCGAGGACGGCGGCCGCTACTACGTCACCGAGACCCAGAAGGAGACCGCCCGCGTCCACGAGATCGACCCCGGCCTCCTCGACGACCTCTGGGGCCAGCTCGACCGCCGGGAGGTCGAGCACGACGGCCTTGCCCTCGAGCACGTCGGAGACCCGATCGAGCCAGGCAGCGAGGTCGAGATGCCCTCGCTCCCCGACCTGCAAGATCGCGGCGGCTTCGCCATCGAGCTCCAGGCCCGCTTCCGGGAGCTGACCGGAGGCCAGACCCTGCTCGACACCCGGGACGAGTCCGGACGCGGCATCCGCCTGGTCACGACCACCCGATCGACCCTCGGCATCTCCCTCGGTGACGGTACCACCGAGGCCACCTGGGACAGCGACCCCGGCACCGGTCCCGGCACCCTCAGGGTGGGCGACTGGCAGCACATCACCGTCATCGTCGACGCCGGCCCCCGGATCCTCAGCGTCGTCGTCGACGGCGTCCTCAACGACGGCGGCGCCCTCCGCCAGCACGGCTGGACCCGCTTCCTCACCGAGCTGGGAGACGTCAACGGCCGGGACCGGGCCCGGCTTGCCTCCCGCCTCTACGGCGATCTCCGCTCCGTCCGCATCTACGACCGCCCCCTGCGGACCTCCGAGGCCGTCGGCAACCACCGGGCGGGCCTCCTCGACGATCGAGGCGCGATCCCATCAACACCAACGGGCCTACGTCCATGA
- a CDS encoding amidohydrolase family protein translates to MRPTDFIRALAFLCLVSTAPGLAFAQDETPEPSSSKPAEDAKDAEQEKEKPGPILAIVGGDIETVTRGTIRRGTILVQDGKILAVGQSVDVPEGAEVIDAGGRVITPGFVAVDMDGVGVGPAASGRGGGDSNKVADALDPFDRNMKFCLGSGITAGAVQVGGSSRSRFFFEPGPGSPDRAPVELTIDDLIGLHAEGELDDATFHHLISHARGHGDGHGHADPALGLFAGGEGPGMVSPFDGRFFSDQDRAGTCAHCSATVMETLPEPLAPPSPARPRPDSYAVLRLTYGDLDGMLAAEDPFYSLSPSALTGPFNVFSWRENIKKARAYLEELEEYEADKKAGKKDLKEPRNPVDDGLIKLVKKEIPLRVRADSAEEIRDMLALARELDYDLVLDGAAESWVVAEDLGKAGVPVIITPRDRRGPDPGREDTTGTSIETPGILQKAAIPFAITPLGSSVSLNGLAGRDLTSLPLEAAFAIRGGADEATALAALTIVPARILGLDDRIGSIEQGKDADLLILDGAPLDYRTYVETAIVGGKVRYRRAEDRVFPVFDRDAR, encoded by the coding sequence ATGAGACCGACTGACTTCATCCGAGCCCTGGCCTTCCTCTGCCTCGTCTCGACCGCCCCCGGACTGGCATTCGCCCAGGACGAGACGCCCGAGCCGTCCTCGTCGAAGCCGGCCGAGGACGCGAAGGATGCCGAGCAGGAGAAGGAGAAGCCCGGCCCCATCCTGGCGATCGTCGGCGGCGACATCGAGACGGTCACCCGGGGGACGATCCGCCGGGGGACGATCCTCGTCCAGGACGGCAAGATCCTCGCCGTCGGCCAGTCGGTCGACGTGCCCGAGGGGGCCGAGGTGATCGACGCCGGCGGCAGGGTGATCACCCCCGGATTCGTCGCCGTCGACATGGACGGCGTCGGCGTCGGCCCGGCCGCCAGCGGCCGGGGGGGCGGCGACAGCAACAAGGTGGCCGACGCGCTCGACCCCTTCGATCGGAATATGAAGTTCTGCCTCGGTTCCGGCATCACGGCCGGGGCCGTGCAGGTGGGCGGCTCGTCCCGCTCCCGCTTCTTCTTCGAGCCCGGCCCCGGCTCGCCCGACCGGGCCCCCGTCGAGCTGACCATCGACGACCTGATCGGCCTGCACGCCGAAGGCGAGCTCGACGACGCGACCTTCCACCACCTGATCTCCCACGCCCGGGGGCATGGCGACGGCCACGGCCACGCCGACCCCGCCCTCGGCCTCTTCGCCGGAGGCGAGGGCCCCGGCATGGTCTCCCCGTTCGACGGCCGCTTCTTCAGCGACCAGGACCGCGCCGGCACCTGCGCGCACTGCTCGGCCACCGTCATGGAGACCCTCCCCGAGCCGCTCGCCCCCCCTTCCCCCGCCAGGCCCCGGCCTGACAGCTACGCCGTGCTCCGCCTGACCTACGGCGACCTCGACGGCATGCTCGCCGCCGAAGACCCCTTCTACAGCCTCTCCCCCTCCGCCCTCACCGGCCCGTTCAACGTCTTCTCCTGGCGGGAGAACATCAAGAAGGCCCGCGCGTACCTGGAGGAGTTGGAGGAGTACGAGGCCGACAAGAAAGCCGGCAAGAAGGACCTCAAGGAGCCCCGAAACCCGGTCGACGACGGGCTCATCAAGCTCGTCAAGAAGGAGATCCCGCTCCGGGTCCGGGCCGACTCGGCCGAGGAGATCCGCGACATGCTCGCCCTGGCCCGCGAACTGGACTACGACCTCGTCCTCGACGGGGCCGCCGAGTCCTGGGTCGTCGCCGAGGACCTCGGCAAGGCCGGCGTGCCCGTCATCATCACCCCCCGGGACCGCCGCGGCCCCGACCCCGGCCGGGAGGACACCACCGGCACCTCCATCGAGACGCCCGGCATCCTCCAGAAGGCCGCCATCCCCTTCGCGATCACCCCCCTGGGTAGCTCCGTCAGCCTCAACGGCCTGGCCGGCCGCGACCTGACGAGCCTGCCGCTGGAGGCCGCCTTCGCCATCCGGGGGGGGGCCGACGAGGCCACCGCGCTGGCCGCCCTGACCATCGTCCCGGCCCGGATCCTCGGCCTCGACGACCGGATCGGCAGCATCGAGCAGGGCAAGGATGCCGACCTGCTCATCCTCGACGGCGCCCCGCTCGACTACCGGACCTACGTCGAGACAGCCATCGTCGGCGGCAAGGTCCGCTACCGACGCGCCGAGGACCGCGTCTTCCCGGTCTTCGACCGAGACGCCCGCTGA
- a CDS encoding amidohydrolase family protein, which produces MTPTRLLPLLAATLALAAPAPGARGQDRPLALKGATIETVGEAGRIETGVIVLRDGKIERVGPIDEVEIPEDARVEDASGMTIMPGVVEPAYPFQVPGESSSSGTRTIIIGGRVITLGGSSPTRSPIFTRVADSFDPFRADFDALLRSGLTHLDLVPPDYGQTAVVRITPDDPDGMLVERDGRLYVSVSNSTASLDVVRKGLEATKPDAPGGGRGRPDGPTGRGRSGGDGASGRPGGPPSPGSSSADSSRDLWKAVAEGKAPLLADAGNAAAILYLLDAIEDFEDVEVALIASGSDVYRTLDRLSGRGGVTLLLRPTIDTMPDNRDRINLPRIAHEAGLDLAFSQGGNRFGLLSAQDTPLFDVGYLIATGLPREVALEALTARPADLIGQGDALGRLEEGKAASLLVFDGDPFDPYSRLRTVIIAGRTVYETD; this is translated from the coding sequence GTGACACCCACCCGCCTCCTCCCGCTCCTGGCCGCGACGCTCGCCCTGGCCGCCCCGGCCCCCGGGGCCCGGGGCCAGGACCGGCCGCTCGCGCTGAAGGGGGCGACGATCGAGACCGTCGGCGAGGCCGGCCGGATCGAGACGGGCGTGATCGTGCTCCGGGACGGCAAGATCGAGCGAGTCGGCCCGATCGACGAGGTCGAGATCCCCGAGGATGCCCGGGTCGAGGACGCCTCCGGCATGACGATCATGCCCGGCGTGGTCGAGCCGGCCTACCCGTTCCAGGTGCCGGGCGAGTCCTCGTCCTCGGGGACCCGCACCATCATCATCGGCGGCCGGGTCATCACCCTCGGCGGCTCCAGCCCCACGAGATCCCCCATCTTCACCCGGGTGGCCGACTCCTTCGATCCCTTCCGCGCCGACTTCGACGCCCTGCTCCGCTCCGGCCTCACGCACCTCGACCTCGTCCCCCCCGACTACGGCCAGACGGCCGTCGTCCGGATCACCCCGGACGACCCCGACGGCATGCTCGTCGAGCGGGACGGGCGCTTGTATGTCTCCGTCTCCAACAGCACCGCCAGCCTCGACGTCGTCCGCAAGGGCCTCGAAGCCACCAAGCCGGACGCCCCCGGCGGCGGGCGAGGGCGTCCCGACGGCCCGACGGGCCGGGGGAGGTCGGGCGGCGACGGCGCGTCGGGCCGCCCCGGGGGCCCGCCCTCTCCCGGGTCGTCCTCGGCCGACTCCTCACGGGACCTCTGGAAGGCCGTGGCCGAGGGCAAGGCCCCGCTGCTCGCCGACGCCGGCAACGCCGCCGCCATCCTCTACCTGCTCGACGCGATCGAGGACTTCGAGGACGTAGAAGTCGCCCTGATCGCCTCCGGCTCCGACGTCTACCGGACGCTCGATCGCCTCTCGGGTCGGGGAGGGGTCACCCTCCTGCTCCGGCCGACGATCGACACGATGCCCGACAACCGGGACCGGATCAATCTGCCCCGCATCGCCCACGAGGCCGGCCTGGATCTTGCGTTCAGCCAGGGCGGCAACCGCTTCGGACTGCTCTCGGCGCAGGACACTCCCCTGTTCGACGTCGGCTACCTCATCGCCACCGGCCTGCCCCGGGAGGTCGCCCTGGAGGCGCTGACCGCCCGGCCCGCCGACCTGATCGGCCAGGGCGACGCGCTCGGCCGGCTGGAGGAGGGCAAGGCCGCCTCGCTCCTCGTCTTCGACGGCGACCCGTTCGACCCCTATAGCCGCCTCCGCACCGTCATCATCGCAGGGAGGACCGTTTATGAGACCGACTGA
- a CDS encoding amidohydrolase family protein, whose amino-acid sequence MTPTWIAPTAALLVLLSAPSSPAQDDARPAEGSETGRLAVLAGKVITCAGDPIVDGIVLVKDGKIEAVGPRAEIEIPEGYQVIDCGDKFLMPGLVEVHCHIGGSGDLNEMVYQTNPDLRVLDQVIPHNEALQVAVAGGVTTVCYIPGSGTNMGGFGAILKTGPGTLDDVLVRFPGVLKIAQWGNPERRDGTLGSGRMGMNWIIRDQLEEGRTYVEAWDKYESGETSERPETDLRLEYFKPLFRREIPVLVHTQGYQGIQATLEMLNDAMNLRFVIGHGTFEGYLISEEINKRGIPVIAGPRGFRYDPDDGQIHGIVAEYDDRGIEWLGVNTDSPVIPQEELFFQAAMAVRYGWDEEEAIRGITIEPARALMIENRVGSIEPGKDADLVICTGSIIDPRNYVTQVIIDGKVAYDIEKDRRRF is encoded by the coding sequence ATGACGCCGACCTGGATCGCCCCGACCGCCGCCCTCCTGGTGCTGCTCTCCGCCCCGTCCTCCCCGGCGCAAGACGACGCCCGGCCCGCCGAGGGTTCGGAGACCGGCCGCCTCGCCGTCCTCGCCGGGAAGGTGATCACCTGCGCCGGCGACCCGATCGTCGACGGCATCGTGCTCGTCAAGGACGGCAAGATCGAGGCCGTCGGCCCCCGGGCCGAGATCGAGATACCCGAGGGGTACCAGGTCATCGACTGCGGCGATAAGTTCCTCATGCCCGGCCTCGTCGAGGTGCATTGCCACATCGGCGGCTCGGGAGACCTGAACGAGATGGTCTACCAGACCAACCCCGACCTCCGGGTGCTCGACCAGGTGATCCCCCACAACGAGGCCCTCCAGGTGGCCGTGGCCGGCGGGGTGACGACCGTCTGCTACATCCCCGGCAGCGGCACGAACATGGGGGGCTTCGGCGCCATCCTCAAGACCGGCCCCGGCACGCTCGACGACGTGCTCGTGCGCTTCCCCGGCGTCCTGAAGATCGCCCAGTGGGGCAACCCCGAGCGCCGCGACGGCACCCTCGGCTCCGGCCGGATGGGGATGAACTGGATCATCCGGGACCAACTCGAAGAAGGCCGCACGTACGTCGAGGCCTGGGACAAGTACGAGTCCGGCGAGACTTCCGAGCGGCCCGAGACCGACCTCCGCCTGGAATACTTCAAGCCGCTCTTCCGCCGGGAGATCCCGGTCCTCGTGCACACCCAGGGCTATCAGGGCATCCAGGCCACCCTGGAGATGCTCAACGACGCGATGAACCTGCGGTTCGTGATCGGCCACGGCACGTTCGAGGGCTACCTGATCTCCGAGGAGATCAACAAGCGTGGCATCCCCGTGATCGCCGGCCCCCGGGGGTTCCGATACGACCCGGACGACGGCCAGATCCACGGTATCGTCGCCGAGTACGACGACCGGGGCATCGAGTGGCTGGGGGTGAACACCGACTCCCCCGTCATCCCCCAGGAGGAGCTGTTCTTCCAGGCCGCCATGGCCGTCCGCTACGGCTGGGACGAGGAGGAGGCCATCCGGGGGATCACCATCGAGCCGGCCAGGGCCCTGATGATCGAGAACCGCGTCGGCTCGATCGAGCCCGGCAAGGACGCCGACCTCGTCATCTGCACCGGCTCGATCATCGACCCGCGCAACTACGTCACCCAGGTGATCATCGACGGCAAGGTCGCCTACGACATCGAGAAGGATCGCCGCCGCTTCTGA